One window from the genome of Oscillatoria sp. FACHB-1406 encodes:
- a CDS encoding DEAD/DEAH box helicase family protein: MPRIPTITYDRGTLLLHPPPKGRAWIDYALWDDRVEKFRVPGMQYRPLIEALQAEGTPFEDEAKGFIPLELAASFEMEPYPHQAEALRAWKVAGRKGVVVLPTAAGKTYLAQLAIQSTQRSTLIVVPTLDLMHQWYAQMEAAFPDVELGLLGGGSRDRTPLLISTYNSAAIQAETLGNRYALIVFDECHHLPTDFFRVIAEFAIAPYRLGLTATPERSDGSHRDLEGLVGAVIYRKTPEELSGSALAQHRVVQIKVKLSPKERETYDSAMKLRNEFLRQNRIALSSLDGWQHFVQASARSPEGRRAMLAHREAKEIALCTDGKLRVLADLIAQHYPEPILVFTNDNATVYRISQEFLIPAITHQTPVKERHDILTRFKEGDYKVIAASHVLNEGVDVPDARIAVILSGTGSTREYVQRLGRVLRKGTQENKFALLYEVVTEDTSEERTSERRRGESEYGKPSKQKSKQEAEQLEIIPSPYRQKPAPIPKAAEPKKTWGERNFPNIE; the protein is encoded by the coding sequence ATGCCCCGCATTCCCACAATCACCTACGATCGCGGTACTCTCTTACTCCATCCTCCCCCAAAAGGTCGAGCTTGGATCGATTATGCCCTGTGGGACGATCGCGTCGAGAAATTTCGCGTCCCCGGAATGCAATATCGCCCCCTCATCGAAGCGCTACAAGCCGAAGGGACACCCTTTGAAGACGAAGCCAAAGGATTCATTCCCCTCGAACTCGCCGCTAGTTTCGAGATGGAACCTTACCCCCACCAAGCGGAAGCCTTGCGCGCTTGGAAAGTCGCCGGACGCAAGGGGGTTGTCGTTTTGCCGACAGCGGCGGGAAAAACCTATCTGGCGCAACTGGCGATTCAATCGACGCAGCGCAGCACCCTCATCGTCGTCCCTACCCTCGATTTAATGCACCAATGGTACGCGCAGATGGAAGCAGCCTTTCCCGATGTAGAATTGGGGTTATTAGGGGGAGGATCGCGCGATCGCACCCCGCTGCTGATTTCCACCTACAACAGCGCCGCTATCCAAGCAGAAACCCTCGGCAACCGCTACGCCCTCATCGTTTTCGATGAATGCCACCACCTCCCCACCGACTTCTTCCGCGTCATCGCTGAATTCGCGATCGCTCCCTACCGCCTCGGACTCACCGCCACTCCCGAACGCTCCGATGGCTCCCACCGCGACTTAGAAGGACTTGTCGGAGCCGTCATTTATCGCAAAACCCCTGAAGAACTCTCCGGAAGCGCCCTCGCTCAACATCGCGTCGTCCAAATCAAAGTCAAACTTTCCCCAAAAGAGCGCGAAACTTACGACAGCGCCATGAAACTCCGCAACGAGTTTTTGCGGCAAAATCGCATAGCCCTCAGCAGTCTTGATGGTTGGCAGCATTTCGTGCAAGCGTCCGCCCGTTCCCCAGAAGGACGTAGAGCAATGCTCGCTCATCGCGAAGCCAAAGAAATTGCCCTCTGCACCGATGGAAAGTTGCGGGTTCTTGCCGATTTAATCGCCCAACATTACCCCGAACCAATCCTTGTTTTTACGAACGATAATGCAACCGTATATCGCATTTCCCAAGAATTTTTAATTCCGGCGATTACCCATCAAACGCCGGTAAAAGAACGGCACGATATTTTAACCCGGTTTAAGGAAGGAGATTATAAAGTTATTGCGGCTTCCCACGTTCTTAATGAAGGCGTTGATGTTCCCGACGCGCGCATTGCTGTTATTCTCTCCGGTACGGGTTCGACGCGGGAATACGTGCAACGTTTGGGGCGCGTTTTAAGGAAGGGAACGCAAGAAAATAAGTTTGCGCTGTTATATGAAGTGGTTACTGAAGATACGAGCGAAGAACGGACTTCCGAACGCCGACGCGGAGAGAGCGAATATGGGAAACCGTCTAAGCAAAAATCGAAGCAGGAAGCAGAACAATTAGAGATTATTCCTTCTCCTTATCGTCAAAAACCGGCTCCTATTCCGAAAGCTGCTGAACCCAAAAAAACTTGGGGAGAGCGCAATTTTCCAAATATCGAATAA